From a region of the Mycobacterium sp. SMC-8 genome:
- a CDS encoding sterol desaturase family protein has product MVSTKSPPFTAITAAQAVARYGYVPVMLLGLNGAGVALTAAGAPKYWLLAVMAVAIATAFLVERVIPYDPEWNHDQADSRRDRIHVAVNETLILASVAAIPLLAAVVPAPQLWPRTWALPLQVLAAIMIADLGITVVHVASHKIGVLWRFHAVHHSITRFYGLNGLMKHPLHQTVEMAAGVAPLILIGLPVNVASLLALAVAIQLLLQHSNADYRVGPAKHVLALNEGHRFHHLKWAGIGDVNFGLFTLGWDHLMRTYSYNPTRRFDSTQLGMAAHPDYPTAYGRQLIHPFTPAGGCSLKSTTATKDPTA; this is encoded by the coding sequence ATGGTGAGCACGAAGTCCCCGCCATTCACGGCGATCACCGCGGCACAGGCGGTGGCCCGATACGGCTACGTGCCGGTCATGCTGCTCGGCCTCAACGGCGCCGGTGTGGCGTTAACCGCCGCCGGCGCCCCGAAATACTGGCTGCTGGCCGTGATGGCCGTCGCGATTGCCACCGCGTTCCTGGTCGAACGTGTCATTCCGTATGACCCCGAATGGAATCATGACCAGGCAGACAGCAGGCGCGACCGCATCCACGTCGCAGTCAACGAGACGCTGATCCTGGCCAGCGTGGCTGCCATTCCACTACTAGCTGCGGTCGTCCCGGCCCCGCAGCTGTGGCCGCGCACCTGGGCATTGCCGCTGCAGGTCCTCGCCGCGATCATGATCGCCGACCTCGGCATCACCGTGGTCCATGTGGCCAGCCACAAGATCGGCGTGTTGTGGCGTTTCCACGCCGTGCACCACAGCATCACCCGCTTCTACGGCCTCAACGGCCTGATGAAACACCCGCTGCACCAAACCGTCGAGATGGCCGCTGGTGTGGCACCGCTCATCCTGATCGGTCTGCCCGTCAACGTCGCCTCCCTGCTCGCCCTCGCGGTGGCGATCCAGCTGCTGCTGCAGCACTCCAACGCCGACTACCGCGTGGGCCCCGCCAAGCACGTCTTGGCTCTCAACGAAGGCCACCGCTTCCATCACCTCAAGTGGGCCGGCATCGGCGACGTCAACTTCGGGCTGTTCACCCTGGGCTGGGACCACCTCATGCGCACCTACTCCTATAACCCCACCCGCCGATTCGACTCCACCCAGCTCGGCATGGCCGCACACCCCGACTACCCCACCGCGTACGGGCGGCAGCTGATACACCCCTTCACCCCCGCCGGAGGGTGCAGCCTCAAGTCCACCACCGCGACGAAGGACCCCACCGCGTAG
- a CDS encoding M56 family metallopeptidase, which translates to MTAALWLLLYGSALAWWAPPVLRRMTRHGISPHMGVAAWLATVAATLTAWLVALIMVIGATTDSIRTGAVVTLCLELFGFSEHTPMAGRIGSVVLIAVGTLTSGFVVMRIGRCLSRLRARSHEHARAARIVGRPTDHPNVVVVEADRPAAYCVVGRPNAIIVTSAAMKSLNRSQLKAVLAHENAHISGRHHHILMALRALGGTLPRLPLFATAPHRVGELLEMCADDTAVRRVGTHPLLAGLSALAGEHPPAREGLAAAGTAVIARAQRLLTPTRRHVRWRHRICLTAAITAMLATPALIQVLCHH; encoded by the coding sequence ATGACCGCCGCGCTGTGGCTGCTCCTCTACGGCAGCGCGCTGGCCTGGTGGGCGCCACCGGTCCTGAGGCGGATGACCCGTCACGGCATCAGCCCCCATATGGGAGTGGCCGCCTGGCTGGCCACCGTCGCCGCGACGCTGACGGCGTGGCTCGTCGCGCTGATCATGGTCATCGGCGCAACGACGGACAGTATTCGTACGGGCGCGGTCGTGACGCTGTGCCTGGAGCTGTTTGGCTTCTCCGAGCACACCCCCATGGCCGGACGAATCGGTTCTGTTGTTCTCATCGCGGTAGGAACCCTGACGTCAGGGTTCGTCGTAATGCGGATCGGTCGCTGCTTGTCGCGGCTGCGGGCGCGAAGTCACGAGCACGCGCGTGCCGCGCGGATCGTCGGCCGACCCACCGACCATCCCAATGTGGTGGTCGTGGAGGCCGACCGGCCTGCTGCCTACTGCGTGGTCGGACGCCCGAACGCCATCATCGTCACCTCCGCGGCGATGAAGTCGTTGAACCGATCACAGCTCAAAGCGGTTCTGGCGCATGAAAACGCGCACATCTCGGGGCGCCACCACCACATCCTCATGGCGCTCCGCGCTTTGGGGGGCACACTGCCGCGGCTTCCGCTTTTCGCGACGGCCCCTCATCGTGTGGGTGAACTGCTGGAGATGTGCGCTGACGACACCGCCGTGCGCCGCGTCGGCACGCATCCGCTGTTGGCTGGTTTATCTGCTCTGGCCGGAGAACACCCGCCTGCGCGGGAAGGCCTCGCCGCGGCGGGAACAGCGGTCATCGCGCGAGCGCAGCGCCTGCTCACCCCCACACGCCGGCACGTGCGATGGCGCCACCGCATCTGCCTGACAGCCGCGATCACCGCCATGCTCGCCACACCCGCTCTCATCCAGGTGCTCTGCCACCACTAG
- a CDS encoding MFS transporter, whose product MTLLSAFRSFGWPSRMLMINQFGINLGFYMLMPYLAGYLAGPLGLAAWAIGLVLGVRNFSQQGMFLIGGTLADRLGYKPLIVCGCVLRTAGFGLLVFAESLPAVLIASAATGFAGALFNPAVRAYLAADAGPRRVEAFAVFNVFYQAGILAGPLVGLALMFVDFRMTAAAAAVVFAALTVAQLLALPHRAAGTPDEKTSVLQDWRTVAANRSFLLFAAAMIGSYVLSFQVYLALPLQARDLFPRNDSVVTAMIFVVSGLVAVLGQMRITRWFAHRWGAGRSLVIGMLILAASFLPLIVLPDDTRAGRVAAATALLVATAVLAVGSAAVFPFEMDTVVSLANNRLIGTHYGFYNTIVGVGILVGNLATGSLMQAARDLGQPWLLWVLLSAIGLASAAALFRLDRRGRLQPEQLTSSAQPPR is encoded by the coding sequence ATGACCCTGCTGTCAGCCTTCCGCAGCTTTGGTTGGCCCAGTCGGATGCTGATGATCAACCAATTCGGCATCAACCTGGGCTTTTACATGCTCATGCCTTACCTGGCCGGCTACCTCGCCGGCCCGTTGGGGCTGGCCGCGTGGGCCATCGGCCTGGTGCTGGGTGTACGTAACTTCTCCCAGCAAGGCATGTTTCTCATCGGCGGCACTCTGGCAGACCGGCTGGGCTACAAACCGCTCATCGTCTGCGGATGTGTCCTCCGGACAGCAGGATTCGGCTTGCTTGTCTTCGCTGAATCGCTACCGGCGGTTCTGATCGCCTCGGCAGCAACCGGCTTCGCCGGCGCCCTGTTCAATCCTGCGGTGCGCGCCTATCTGGCGGCCGACGCGGGCCCACGGCGCGTGGAAGCCTTCGCGGTGTTCAACGTGTTCTATCAGGCGGGCATTCTGGCCGGACCCCTTGTCGGGCTGGCCTTGATGTTCGTCGATTTCCGAATGACAGCTGCCGCCGCAGCGGTCGTGTTCGCTGCGCTGACCGTGGCCCAACTCTTAGCATTGCCCCACCGCGCCGCGGGGACACCTGACGAGAAGACATCGGTGCTGCAGGACTGGCGAACAGTCGCGGCCAACCGCTCCTTTCTGCTCTTCGCGGCGGCCATGATCGGGTCGTATGTCTTGTCATTCCAGGTCTATCTGGCATTGCCGCTTCAGGCGCGAGACCTGTTTCCGCGCAACGATTCCGTTGTCACCGCCATGATCTTCGTGGTCTCGGGTCTGGTTGCCGTCCTCGGCCAGATGCGGATCACACGATGGTTCGCCCACCGCTGGGGCGCCGGCCGCTCCCTGGTGATCGGCATGCTGATCCTCGCGGCGTCGTTTTTGCCGCTGATCGTGCTGCCTGATGACACCAGGGCAGGCAGAGTCGCCGCCGCGACCGCGTTACTCGTCGCCACGGCGGTGCTGGCGGTCGGGTCGGCGGCGGTCTTCCCGTTCGAGATGGACACCGTCGTCTCATTGGCCAACAACCGTCTCATCGGAACGCACTACGGCTTCTACAACACCATCGTCGGAGTCGGCATTCTTGTCGGCAATCTGGCCACCGGCTCGCTGATGCAGGCCGCCCGAGATCTCGGACAACCCTGGCTGCTGTGGGTTCTGCTGTCGGCAATCGGGCTGGCCTCCGCCGCGGCCTTGTTCCGGCTGGACCGACGGGGCCGACTTCAACCCGAACAGCTGACATCCTCCGCGCAACCTCCGCGCTGA
- a CDS encoding BlaI/MecI/CopY family transcriptional regulator produces the protein MEQRGFGDLEAVVMDCVWDYAEPVTVREVFDEISQRRQIAYTTVMSTMDNLYRKRWLQRQRDGKAYVYQASMSREERSARLMKAAFDAGGDTDAVLAFFVEQMNAEQSAQLKAALRKGRR, from the coding sequence ATGGAACAGCGAGGATTCGGCGACCTCGAAGCGGTGGTCATGGATTGCGTGTGGGATTACGCCGAGCCTGTCACGGTGCGTGAGGTTTTCGACGAGATCTCTCAACGGCGCCAGATCGCTTACACCACCGTGATGTCGACGATGGACAACCTGTACCGCAAGCGCTGGTTGCAACGTCAGCGCGATGGGAAAGCGTACGTGTATCAGGCGTCCATGAGCCGCGAGGAGCGTTCCGCGCGTTTGATGAAGGCCGCGTTCGACGCCGGCGGGGATACCGATGCGGTGCTGGCCTTCTTTGTTGAGCAGATGAACGCCGAGCAGTCCGCTCAATTGAAGGCGGCTCTGCGCAAGGGTCGTCGGTGA
- a CDS encoding Ig-like domain-containing protein, which yields MPQATCLPPFRRTAQWLRTAVLAMAVLLIAAACSSSPAAAPQPEVITDKGTPFADLLVPKLQASVTDGAIGVAVDSPVTVSAGDGVLGQVSLTNEAGELVDGQLSPDGVSWSSAEPLGYNKQYTLHAQALGLGGATTTTATFETHSPDNLTMPYVLPNDGETVGVGQPIAIRFDENITDRIAAQQAINVTTNPPVEGAFYWLNNREVRWRPAEYWKPGTKVEVAVNAYGVNFGDGLFGQDDVTTRFTIGDEVIATADDATKTMTVRRNGQIVKTMPISMGKAKTPTDNGAYIIGDRYSFLVMDSSTYGVPVNSPDGYRTEVEWATQMSYSGIYVHSAPWSVGSQGIANVSHGCLNVNPANARWFYDNTRRGDIVEVINTTGPTLSGTDGLGDWNIPWDQWKAGNANL from the coding sequence ATGCCGCAGGCGACTTGCCTCCCACCGTTTCGCAGGACGGCGCAGTGGCTGCGGACGGCCGTCCTAGCGATGGCGGTGCTGCTGATCGCGGCCGCGTGCAGCTCGTCGCCGGCCGCCGCGCCCCAGCCCGAGGTCATCACTGATAAAGGCACCCCGTTCGCCGACCTGCTAGTGCCCAAATTGCAGGCGTCGGTGACCGACGGAGCGATCGGCGTCGCGGTGGACTCCCCTGTTACCGTGTCCGCCGGTGACGGCGTTCTCGGCCAAGTCTCGTTGACCAACGAAGCCGGCGAACTCGTCGACGGACAGCTCAGCCCCGATGGCGTGTCCTGGTCGTCGGCCGAGCCGCTGGGATACAACAAGCAGTACACCCTTCATGCCCAGGCCCTTGGACTGGGCGGCGCGACCACTACGACAGCGACCTTCGAAACCCACTCGCCCGACAACTTAACGATGCCCTACGTCCTGCCCAACGACGGGGAAACGGTTGGCGTGGGCCAACCCATCGCGATCCGCTTCGATGAAAACATCACCGACCGGATTGCGGCGCAGCAAGCGATCAACGTGACCACCAACCCCCCGGTCGAGGGAGCCTTCTACTGGCTCAATAATCGCGAAGTACGGTGGCGCCCAGCCGAATACTGGAAACCGGGAACAAAAGTAGAGGTGGCGGTCAACGCCTACGGCGTCAACTTCGGTGACGGGCTGTTCGGTCAGGATGACGTCACTACCCGGTTCACCATCGGTGACGAGGTCATCGCCACCGCCGATGACGCCACCAAAACGATGACTGTGCGGCGCAATGGTCAGATCGTCAAGACCATGCCCATCTCCATGGGTAAAGCCAAGACCCCGACCGATAACGGCGCCTACATCATCGGAGATCGTTACTCGTTTCTGGTGATGGATTCGTCCACCTACGGAGTTCCGGTCAACTCTCCTGACGGATACCGCACCGAGGTGGAGTGGGCGACCCAGATGTCCTACAGCGGGATCTACGTGCACTCTGCACCGTGGTCGGTGGGCAGCCAAGGTATCGCCAATGTCAGCCACGGATGCCTCAACGTCAATCCGGCCAACGCCCGCTGGTTTTACGACAACACCCGACGCGGCGACATCGTTGAGGTCATCAACACCACCGGCCCCACGCTGTCGGGGACAGACGGTTTAGGTGACTGGAACATCCCTTGGGATCAGTGGAAAGCCGGCAACGCCAACCTCTGA
- a CDS encoding alpha/beta fold hydrolase encodes MGEVVGRGELIIMLHGGGPDHYSMRPLADRLAGRYRVALPDIRGYGASRCPDPTLHRWDQYVSDVIAIIHALDDTCAHLVGAGMGGTIVLRTCLQHPRIARSAVVISAEATEDDADKAADTDLMDRFAEHARSRGLQAAWELFIPDLQPLIANLVAEAIPRADAHSAAAAASIGHDRAFATVEDLRRIDTATLVIAGDDIRHPECLAHSLADVLPRGVLAEVSMSRQFVNAEDMAHAFGPAIENFLRRTSDRTLGSMKTRH; translated from the coding sequence ATGGGGGAGGTCGTCGGCCGCGGCGAACTGATCATCATGCTTCATGGTGGGGGTCCGGATCACTACAGCATGCGACCGCTTGCTGACCGGCTCGCTGGCCGGTATCGCGTTGCGTTGCCCGACATTCGAGGGTACGGAGCATCCCGTTGTCCCGACCCGACGTTGCACCGATGGGATCAGTACGTCAGCGACGTCATTGCGATCATTCACGCGCTCGATGACACCTGCGCCCACCTTGTCGGCGCCGGAATGGGCGGCACCATCGTTTTGCGGACGTGCCTCCAGCACCCCCGTATCGCCCGGTCGGCGGTGGTCATCAGTGCTGAAGCGACAGAGGACGATGCGGACAAAGCCGCAGACACCGATCTGATGGATCGTTTCGCCGAGCATGCCCGTTCCCGCGGTCTGCAGGCCGCCTGGGAATTGTTCATTCCTGATCTTCAGCCGCTGATCGCCAACCTGGTCGCTGAGGCTATTCCGCGCGCTGACGCCCACAGTGCGGCGGCCGCGGCGTCAATCGGTCATGACCGCGCCTTTGCAACGGTCGAGGACCTCCGGCGCATCGACACTGCGACGCTCGTCATCGCCGGCGACGACATCCGTCACCCCGAGTGCTTGGCCCACAGCCTCGCCGATGTCCTTCCACGAGGGGTCCTCGCCGAAGTTTCGATGTCCCGCCAATTCGTCAACGCTGAGGACATGGCACACGCTTTCGGACCGGCGATCGAGAACTTCCTTCGCAGAACATCGGACCGGACACTCGGGTCCATGAAGACTAGGCACTAA
- a CDS encoding heavy-metal-associated domain-containing protein has protein sequence MNAAGRLTAFGAGLAVAFTAAYVTAAAVVPDTAATSPQTQTSDAAADHSAPPTEQASPVDPFADPPGLSLAEDGYVLSPVRSPSAPNDRGTMSFTIVDPGGTPLLDYATVHDKQLHLIVVRSDGQHFAHVHPRLDAATGTWSTPWTWNAAGTYRVFADFQPAGAGSAKLTLTRTVQVAGAFVPAVASATRTVDEIAGYTVKLDGALTAGVSHELTATVTRDGRPVMTLQPYLGAYGHLVALREGDLAYLHVHPEGAEPVPGGTGGPAVSFAATAPTAGRYLLYLDFKVQDTVHTASFVVDAAPGGTNEPAPEPSRDAGHAGGH, from the coding sequence ATGAACGCCGCGGGACGATTGACAGCGTTTGGTGCCGGACTGGCAGTGGCGTTCACGGCTGCATACGTCACCGCCGCAGCGGTCGTCCCTGATACCGCGGCGACATCTCCGCAGACCCAAACTTCCGATGCTGCAGCGGATCACAGCGCGCCGCCGACCGAGCAGGCGTCGCCAGTCGATCCCTTCGCCGACCCGCCGGGGTTGTCGTTGGCCGAAGACGGATACGTCCTGAGCCCGGTGCGGTCCCCCAGCGCACCCAACGATCGGGGAACGATGAGCTTCACCATCGTCGACCCGGGCGGCACGCCGCTGCTGGACTACGCGACCGTGCACGACAAGCAACTGCACCTCATCGTGGTCCGTTCCGACGGCCAGCACTTCGCCCATGTACACCCAAGGCTGGACGCGGCCACCGGCACGTGGTCAACGCCGTGGACGTGGAACGCCGCCGGCACCTACCGCGTGTTCGCCGACTTCCAACCCGCAGGGGCGGGCAGCGCCAAACTAACCCTCACCCGAACCGTGCAGGTGGCCGGTGCGTTCGTCCCGGCGGTGGCGAGTGCCACACGCACCGTGGATGAAATCGCCGGATACACCGTGAAACTGGACGGTGCACTCACCGCGGGCGTCTCCCACGAACTCACCGCGACAGTCACGCGCGACGGCCGGCCGGTGATGACCTTGCAGCCCTACCTGGGGGCTTACGGCCATCTCGTCGCCTTGCGTGAGGGAGATCTGGCGTATCTACATGTGCACCCTGAGGGGGCCGAGCCGGTACCGGGCGGCACCGGTGGGCCTGCGGTGTCGTTCGCGGCGACCGCACCCACTGCCGGGCGCTACCTGCTCTACCTCGACTTCAAAGTCCAGGACACCGTGCACACCGCCAGCTTCGTCGTCGACGCCGCACCCGGTGGCACCAACGAGCCCGCGCCAGAGCCGTCGCGTGACGCCGGCCATGCCGGCGGGCACTGA
- the ripB gene encoding NlpC/P60 family peptidoglycan endopeptidase RipB has protein sequence MEPMARCVRPEEGRVSAVGFRLTGVIVAVVATVLLACTPAASAEPTGGPWDPLLPKIPSAGAPGDPVAIANASLQATAVATQTAMDLGRSFLSSLGLVSPAASPQTSVRGNRLYGAQAIEYVIRRAGTQIGVPYSWGGGSLTGPSRGVDQGAGTVGFDCSGLTRFAFAGVGVLLPRWSGDQYNAGRKVPPAQAKRGDLLFWGPGGSQHEAIYLGGGKMIEAQQTGVPIKISPVRTAGMTPYVIRIIET, from the coding sequence ATGGAACCGATGGCCCGATGCGTCCGCCCGGAGGAAGGCCGCGTATCTGCGGTCGGCTTTCGCCTGACTGGGGTGATCGTTGCCGTCGTCGCGACGGTACTTTTGGCGTGCACGCCAGCAGCCTCCGCCGAGCCGACAGGCGGTCCGTGGGATCCACTCCTGCCCAAGATCCCGAGTGCGGGAGCGCCCGGCGATCCGGTTGCCATCGCCAACGCGTCCTTGCAGGCGACGGCCGTTGCCACCCAGACTGCGATGGACTTGGGGCGTAGCTTCCTGAGCAGTCTCGGACTCGTCAGTCCCGCGGCAAGCCCCCAAACGAGCGTCCGCGGCAACCGTCTCTACGGTGCCCAGGCGATCGAATACGTTATCCGCAGGGCAGGAACGCAGATCGGCGTTCCCTACTCCTGGGGAGGGGGCAGCCTCACCGGCCCTAGTCGCGGTGTCGACCAAGGCGCAGGCACCGTCGGTTTCGACTGCTCAGGACTGACACGATTCGCCTTCGCCGGCGTCGGAGTACTGTTGCCGCGATGGTCCGGCGACCAGTACAACGCTGGCCGCAAGGTACCTCCCGCGCAAGCTAAACGCGGCGACCTCCTGTTCTGGGGGCCCGGCGGAAGCCAACACGAAGCGATCTACCTCGGCGGCGGAAAAATGATCGAGGCGCAACAAACCGGCGTTCCCATCAAGATTTCACCGGTGCGTACCGCCGGGATGACACCCTACGTCATACGGATTATCGAGACCTGA
- a CDS encoding heavy-metal-associated domain-containing protein, translated as MSTSTYAVTGMTCGHCELSVREEVSEVAGVEDVEVSAKTGTLIVTSSRPVDDAQILNAVDEAGYSAVRVA; from the coding sequence ATGAGCACGAGCACGTACGCCGTCACAGGGATGACTTGCGGACATTGCGAGCTCTCGGTGCGCGAAGAGGTCAGCGAGGTCGCCGGAGTTGAAGACGTCGAAGTTAGCGCCAAAACCGGCACCCTGATCGTGACGTCGAGCCGTCCCGTCGACGACGCGCAGATCCTCAACGCCGTCGACGAGGCCGGCTACTCGGCGGTGCGTGTCGCATGA
- a CDS encoding PLP-dependent cysteine synthase family protein, with the protein MNPALPIRHARTSHTRSAQPQRGRNERPATMVGQTPVLRISAPFTSEERGFWAKLEGFNPGGMKDRPALHMVERARSRGALAPGARIVESTSGTLGLGLALAGTVYGHPVTLVTDPGMEPIIQNMLAAFGADIELVTEPHPQGGWQQARRDRVQKILATDPRAWHPDQYSNPDNVEAYRGLALELNEQLGAVDVLVCSVGTGGHSAGVARVLREFNPQLRLIGVDTVGSTIFGQPAASRLMRGLGSSIYPGNVDYQAFNEVHWVAPAESVWACRTLAATHYASGGWSVGAVALVAGWVARNSPAGATVAAIFPDGPQRYFDTIYNDDYCRAHGLLDAALPRHPATIEDPMTQTVTAWTRCTTVVDPTERQSR; encoded by the coding sequence ATGAATCCTGCCCTGCCAATCCGCCATGCACGCACTTCCCACACCCGATCGGCACAGCCACAACGCGGCCGCAACGAGCGGCCGGCCACCATGGTTGGCCAGACCCCTGTCTTGAGAATCAGCGCACCGTTCACGTCAGAAGAGCGGGGCTTTTGGGCCAAACTCGAAGGCTTCAACCCGGGAGGGATGAAAGACCGACCCGCGCTACACATGGTCGAACGCGCCCGCTCCCGCGGGGCACTTGCCCCCGGCGCCCGCATAGTCGAATCCACCAGCGGGACACTGGGGTTGGGTCTCGCACTAGCCGGAACGGTCTACGGGCACCCCGTCACCTTGGTCACCGACCCCGGGATGGAGCCGATCATTCAGAATATGCTCGCCGCATTCGGCGCCGACATCGAATTGGTCACTGAACCGCACCCACAGGGAGGCTGGCAGCAGGCTCGCCGTGACCGCGTGCAGAAGATCTTGGCCACCGACCCGCGCGCGTGGCATCCCGATCAATACAGCAACCCCGATAACGTCGAGGCCTACCGCGGGCTCGCGTTGGAACTGAACGAACAACTCGGCGCCGTTGATGTCCTGGTGTGCTCGGTGGGCACCGGAGGCCACTCGGCCGGCGTCGCACGCGTCCTCCGAGAATTTAACCCGCAGCTGCGGCTGATCGGCGTCGACACGGTGGGCTCGACGATCTTCGGCCAGCCCGCGGCTTCTCGGCTCATGCGCGGCCTGGGATCGAGCATCTATCCCGGCAACGTCGACTACCAAGCGTTCAACGAAGTGCATTGGGTTGCCCCCGCGGAGTCGGTGTGGGCATGCCGCACCCTGGCGGCCACCCACTACGCCAGTGGCGGCTGGAGCGTCGGTGCGGTCGCCCTAGTTGCAGGCTGGGTCGCACGCAATAGCCCTGCCGGAGCCACTGTCGCAGCGATCTTCCCGGACGGTCCGCAGCGCTACTTCGACACCATCTACAACGACGACTACTGCCGCGCCCACGGCCTGCTCGACGCAGCGCTCCCACGGCATCCCGCCACCATTGAGGACCCGATGACCCAGACAGTCACGGCGTGGACGCGATGCACCACCGTTGTCGACCCCACCGAGAGGCAGTCACGATGA
- a CDS encoding AraC family transcriptional regulator: MMRDGGGITGEPHWGGTALLRPGVLAFTGSIGTTDLHAHHAVQIVTATIPFTMRDEHGNQHRGTKVVVPADAPHRVEVGAPEGTVVFLEPESAPGRSAHLRALRSGWTVAPVLTFTRRRPLAVVVDELIEHLAPAMAADEATTRHRAVDEALRLLPDLVAAGPVSGTELAAQVGVSASRLTHLFTEQVGIPLRRYVLWLRLRLAIICAHAGDDLTGAAHNAGFSDSAHLTRTTREMFGLAPSALSRHVSWDLDTAV, translated from the coding sequence ATGATGCGGGATGGCGGTGGTATCACCGGTGAACCGCACTGGGGCGGCACTGCACTGCTGCGACCTGGGGTGTTGGCGTTCACCGGATCGATTGGCACCACCGACCTACACGCCCACCATGCCGTCCAGATTGTCACCGCAACAATACCTTTCACGATGCGTGACGAGCACGGCAACCAGCATCGCGGCACCAAGGTGGTCGTGCCCGCCGATGCGCCACACCGGGTCGAAGTCGGCGCGCCGGAGGGCACCGTAGTGTTCTTGGAACCGGAGTCTGCCCCAGGGCGCTCGGCGCACCTGCGCGCGCTTCGGTCCGGCTGGACTGTTGCTCCGGTGTTGACGTTCACCCGCCGACGTCCGTTGGCCGTCGTGGTCGACGAGCTGATCGAACACCTCGCACCCGCCATGGCAGCTGACGAAGCAACGACCCGCCATCGCGCCGTCGACGAGGCGTTGCGGCTGCTCCCCGACCTTGTGGCCGCAGGCCCAGTCAGCGGTACCGAACTCGCGGCCCAGGTCGGTGTGTCTGCGAGCCGATTGACCCATCTGTTCACCGAACAGGTCGGCATTCCGCTGCGCCGCTACGTGCTGTGGTTACGGCTGCGGCTCGCCATCATTTGCGCGCACGCCGGCGATGACCTGACCGGCGCCGCACATAATGCGGGCTTTTCCGACAGCGCCCATCTGACCCGCACCACGCGGGAGATGTTCGGGCTGGCGCCCTCGGCGTTGAGCCGGCACGTGTCCTGGGACCTCGACACCGCCGTGTAG
- a CDS encoding response regulator transcription factor: protein MLARTLRAEEFAVDVARSDAAALTAVLGDDPDVVVVCVGSSAHGAVVLDRVRQAAHCGVVALADTDMAPLISRVGVAPIGSRDILNTRIRQTLRRSHQRSEVGGAQRRHVDDLVIDVGVRRVYQRGNVISLTRTEFAILRVLSDDPGEPVTCRRLQEVLWGATQPGGRSALGVHIGNLRRKLGDAPSRPRYVRTVRGIGYCLAG, encoded by the coding sequence ATGTTGGCCCGCACCCTACGCGCTGAAGAGTTCGCCGTCGACGTCGCACGCTCAGATGCTGCAGCGCTCACCGCGGTGCTCGGCGATGACCCCGATGTGGTGGTGGTGTGCGTGGGATCATCCGCGCACGGCGCCGTCGTCCTTGACCGTGTTCGCCAGGCCGCCCATTGCGGCGTCGTCGCGCTCGCCGACACAGATATGGCGCCACTAATATCGCGCGTCGGAGTGGCTCCCATCGGCTCCCGCGACATACTCAACACGCGAATACGGCAGACGCTCAGGCGTTCTCACCAGCGCAGCGAGGTCGGCGGCGCGCAGCGACGCCACGTCGACGATCTGGTGATCGACGTGGGGGTCCGGCGGGTCTATCAGCGCGGCAACGTCATATCGCTGACTCGAACGGAGTTCGCGATCCTTCGGGTGTTGTCCGATGATCCAGGGGAGCCCGTGACGTGCCGACGACTTCAGGAAGTCCTTTGGGGGGCGACGCAGCCCGGCGGGCGGTCGGCACTGGGCGTGCACATCGGCAATCTTCGACGCAAGCTCGGTGACGCCCCGTCTCGTCCGCGCTATGTCCGGACGGTCCGCGGCATCGGCTACTGTCTGGCCGGCTGA